One genomic window of uncultured Campylobacter sp. includes the following:
- a CDS encoding acetyl-CoA carboxylase biotin carboxylase subunit, whose product MRELKKILIANRGEIALRALRTIQEMGKQAIVVHSTADQDALYVKYADASVCIGGPRSSDSYLNIPAIITACELTEADAIFPGYGFLSESQNFVEICAKHGIKFIGPSVEAMTLMSDKSKAKQVMMRAGIPVVPGSDGAIASVEEARKLAAEIGYPVIIKAAAGGGGRGMRVVEREEDIEKLFWSAESEAMSAFGDGTMYMEKYITNPRHIEVQVLGDEHGHVVHIGERDCSMQRRHQKLIEESPAVILDEPTRKSLHETAVRAAKAIGYASAGTFEFLYDSKDKKFYFIEMNTRLQVEHTVSEMRSGLDLIEWMIRIAQGEKLLPQSEIKFSGHALECRITAEDSKSFMPNPGKITKYVAPGGRNVRMDSHVYEGYSVPPYYDSMIGKLIVYDKDRARAIAKMKVALDELIIGGIKSTRDFHLRMMNNPDFVDNNYDTNYLAKH is encoded by the coding sequence ATGAGGGAGCTTAAAAAAATTCTAATCGCAAATCGTGGCGAGATCGCTCTGCGCGCGCTTCGCACGATCCAAGAGATGGGCAAGCAAGCCATCGTCGTGCACTCCACCGCCGATCAGGACGCGCTTTACGTCAAATACGCCGACGCGTCGGTTTGTATCGGCGGACCGCGCAGCAGCGATAGCTATCTAAATATCCCCGCGATCATCACAGCTTGCGAGCTAACGGAAGCCGACGCGATATTTCCGGGATACGGCTTTTTGAGCGAAAGTCAAAATTTCGTAGAAATTTGCGCTAAGCACGGCATTAAATTTATCGGCCCAAGCGTCGAGGCGATGACTTTAATGAGCGATAAGAGCAAGGCTAAGCAAGTAATGATGCGCGCGGGCATCCCCGTAGTGCCTGGCAGCGACGGCGCGATTGCAAGTGTCGAAGAGGCACGCAAGCTAGCCGCCGAAATCGGCTATCCGGTCATCATTAAAGCCGCAGCCGGCGGTGGCGGGCGCGGAATGCGCGTGGTCGAGCGCGAAGAGGATATCGAAAAGCTCTTTTGGTCGGCAGAGAGCGAAGCGATGAGCGCGTTCGGCGACGGCACGATGTATATGGAAAAATATATCACAAACCCGCGCCACATCGAGGTTCAGGTCTTGGGTGACGAGCATGGACACGTCGTGCATATCGGCGAGCGCGACTGCTCGATGCAGCGCCGCCACCAAAAGTTGATTGAAGAAAGCCCAGCCGTGATCTTGGACGAGCCGACGCGAAAGAGCCTGCACGAAACGGCGGTTCGCGCCGCTAAGGCGATCGGATACGCGAGCGCGGGAACGTTTGAGTTTTTATATGATAGCAAGGATAAAAAATTCTATTTCATCGAGATGAATACCCGTCTGCAGGTCGAACACACCGTAAGCGAGATGCGAAGCGGGCTCGATCTGATCGAGTGGATGATCCGTATCGCGCAGGGCGAGAAGCTGCTACCTCAAAGCGAGATAAAATTTAGCGGGCACGCGCTTGAGTGCCGCATCACCGCTGAGGACTCCAAAAGCTTTATGCCAAACCCGGGCAAAATCACAAAATACGTCGCTCCGGGCGGCAGAAACGTGCGTATGGACAGCCACGTCTATGAGGGCTACTCGGTGCCGCCTTACTACGACAGCATGATCGGCAAGCTCATCGTTTACGACAAGGACCGCGCGCGCGCGATTGCGAAGATGAAGGTCGCGCTAGACGAGCTCATCATCGGCGGCATAAAATCGACGCGCGATTTTCATCTTAGGATGATGAACAACCCCGATTTCGTGGATAATAACTACGATACAAATTACCTAGCCAAGCACTGA